The genomic DNA ACAACTGATAACTTATGTTATCAGTTGTATTTTTTGTATATGGTGATTAGATGGAACTTATAAATTATGTTAAAGATCTGAATACGAATGAAGAATTGTTCCCTGCTATTCACCGGTACGCAGTTGAAAACCGCGTGCCGATAATAGACAGCGATGCACTGAACGTTGTCAAACAGTACATCGCAATTAAAGGTGCCAAAAATATTCTGGAAATCGGTACGGCAATCGGCTACAGTGCACTGCATTTTGCAAGTGCAGCTGAAGGTGTTCATGTGACGACAATCGAAAAAGATGAGACAAGTCATGAAATTGCCCGCCGGAATATCGGCGAGAGTGCATACAGCGGTAATATTAAAGCAATTCTTGCAGACGCTAAGGAAGCAGAACTCGGAGATGCTGAATTCGATTTTCTGTTTATCGATGCATC from Jeotgalicoccus saudimassiliensis includes the following:
- a CDS encoding O-methyltransferase, which produces MELINYVKDLNTNEELFPAIHRYAVENRVPIIDSDALNVVKQYIAIKGAKNILEIGTAIGYSALHFASAAEGVHVTTIEKDETSHEIARRNIGESAYSGNIKAILADAKEAELGDAEFDFLFIDASKGNNQLFFDKYKEYLADGALIIVDNIFVRGLIADDNVENKNKRKLRDKVRAFNQSMKDSEYTTSFLNVGDGLLVIY